The sequence below is a genomic window from Ignavibacteriales bacterium.
AATTATAAAGGTAAAAAAAATGAAAAACATCTTTGCTCTAATAGTACTTGCATTAATTTTTACTGTTTCCGTTGCCGCGCAGGATTCATCAGATCATAAACATATGGATATGAAAAATACTCATCATGATATGAAATCTATGGATAAGACTCAGCAAGAAATTACCCGCAATATAGATCCTAAAACGGCGGCATCAATTAAAGAAATTGTTGGGTATTATCTGCAGCTAAAGGACGCATTGGTAAATGACAAATCAAAAGATGCTGCAGCGGCCGGCAAAGAAATAATTGACGCATTTGAAAAGCTGGATAAAAATTTCTTAAGCCCGGAGCAAAAAGAATTATATGTTGAAGTTGAAGAAGATGCTAAAGAAATGGCAGAACACATAGGCGATAATGCCGGTAATATAGAGCATCAGCGTGAACATTTTGATATGCTTAGCGCAGATATCTACGATCTGGTAAAAGAATTTGGCGGCGGACAAACATTATATAAGATTTACTGCTCTATGTATAATGATAAGAAAGGAGCAATTTGGCTAAGTGAATCAAAAACCATAAAAAATCCCTATTATGGTAAAAAGATGCTTACCTGCGGTACTGTTGAGGAAGAAATAAAATGATTTCCAAAAATGTTATAAAAAAAATAGCACATTGGATATTGTTGTCTTTGATAATCATATTTATTGCGATACAATTTATTAGACCTGACCGCAGCAATATTAGTGGGCAGACTTTACAAACAGATATTTCAAAAACGTTCAACATTCCTGATAGTGAATTTTCTATTTTAAAGAATGCTTGTTATGATTGTCATAGTAACAACACAAACTATCCATGGTATTCCAATATTCAACCGGTCGGATGGTTATTAGCTCAGGATATTAAGAATGGAAAAGCTCAGATTAATTTCAGCGAATTTGGTTCTCTTTCCAGACGAAGACAAATAAGCAAGCTGCGCGGAATTGAGAACCAAATTAAAGACGGTACAATGCCCTTACCTGCATACCGCTTGCTGCATAAACAGGCGCAGCTTACTACAGAACAGAAAAAATTGTTAATTAACTGGTTTCGAGAAACAAGAGACAGCATTTCTCTTAACAAATAAATATTATTTCAACTTCTATGAAAAAAACAAATATCATTTTGATCTTTATCTCGATGGTTTCTATAAATATCTATTCTCAATCTGCCCCGACTTCTTCGAGGAGAACCGTTAGGTACGATTTATACATTGCCGATACTACAGTTACTTTAGGAAAAAATAAAACAAGTGCTATTGCTGTAAATGGAACTATTCCGATGCCTACATTAACATTCACTGAAGGTGACACAGCAGAGATTTGGGTATATAATAATTTAGACGAGGAAACAGCTCTGCACTGGCATGGTCTCTTTCTACCTAACAGGTACGATGGCGTGGCTAATCTTACACAAACACCAATTAAACCTCATTCAACATATTTGTATAAATTCCCTATTATTCAGCACGGCACGCATTGGTATCACAGTCATTTTAAGCTGCAGGAACAAATTGGTATGTACGGCGCTTTTATAATACTTAAAAGAAATGATGAACCGGATATTCCAACGCTAAATGTGGTATTAAGTGAGTGGACTGACATGAATCCTGAGGAAGTTAATCGAAGTTTAAAATCTGCCACAGATTGGTTTACAATAGAAAAAGGTTCTACCCAAAGTTATGGTGAAGCATTAATCCGTGGACATTTCGTAACGAAGCTAACTAATGAATGGAAACGAATGACAGCTATGGATGTAAGCGATATTTATTATGATAACTTTTTGATAAACGGGAAGAACCAAAGTGAAGAGCCTCAATTTAAGGCAGGAGACAAGGTGCGGCTGCGTATAGCCAACGCCGGCGCATCTGATTATTTCTGGCTAACATACTCGGGCGGTAAAATAACTGTAGTGGCAACTGATGGCAATGATGTTGAACCGGTTGAAGTTGACCGGCTTATCATCGCTGTTTCAGAGACCTACGATGTTATTGTTACAATTCCTGATAACAAGAGTTACGAAATTTTAGCAACTCCGGAAGACCGAACCGGATCAGCTTCGTTATGGTTAGGCAGCGGAGAAAAAGTACCGGCGGCAAAATTACCTAAACTAAAATACTTTGAAGGAATGAAAATGATGAACGATATGATGGATATGAACGGCAACATCATTGAAATGGAAGGAATGAATATGCAGAACCAGGTAATGGATATGAATACCGTTATGTACCCCGAAATATCTGGTCCTGAAAATGCTGAAGATACTATCAAGAATGAAGACATGCAAGGGATGAAAATGGGTGAAGAGAATTCACATATTGTAACTCTTAATTATGAGATGCTTCGCTCCCCTGAAAAAACTACTTTACCTAAAGGAACCTGGAGAGAATTAAAATTTGATTTGACGGGAACTATGAATCGCTATGTGTGGACGATGGATAATAAGACTATTTCGGAAAGCGATAAGATTCTAATTAAGAAAGGAGAAAACCTAAGAATCATTCTTTTCAACAATAGTATGATGCGTCACCCGATGCATTTGCACGGTCATGATTTTAGATTGCTTAATAGTCAAGGTGAATACGCTCCTATGAAAAACATCATAGACATTATGCCAATGGAGCGGGATACAATTGAGTTCGCGGCTTCCGAGTCTGGTGGTGATTGGTTCTTTCACTGTCATATTCTTTACCACATGATGGCAGGAATGGGCAGAATTTTCAGTTACAAAGATTCTCCACAAAATCCTGCTTTACTTGATCCCGAAAATGATTTTCAAAATTTCCTTAACGATCACGGTGGTGAATTTTACCTAATGGGACGCGCAGGAGTAGAAAGCAACGGAAGCGATGGTGAAATAAACTATGCCGGAACCCGTTGGGAGTTGCAAACATTATGGCATTTAGGTTATAAGGATACGCGAGGTTATGAGGGTGAAGCTAACTTCGGACGCTATCTTGGCAAGATGCAGTGGCTATTCCCTTATATAGGATTCGACTATCATTATAAAAAGGCTTCTCAGGAAAAGAACTTGTTCGGCCAGGTAAGCAACAAAAATGATAGAAAAGCATTTGCAGCCGGAGTGCAATATACACTACCAATGCTTGTAATTGCCGATGGAAGAGTTGATTCAGACGGTAAATTTCGTTTCCAACTTAGCAGAGAAGATATTTCCATTACGAGCCGTTTGCGTCTAAATTTTATGGCAAATACCGACAAAGAATATATGGCTGGCTTTAGATATATTGTTACCAAATATTTTTCCTTTTCAACACATTATGACAGCGATATGGGTTATGGTGCTGGCATAACACTGACTTATTAATTCCATTACGAAACTGCGATTATGTCAAGCAACTCGAATACAAAACTAAACAAAGCTTACTTATTAATTATTTTCTTAGCTGCACTGCTAGGAGCAACGGTCGGCGGTTTTGCCGTTTACTGGATTACTTCGTCAGACTCGACAAACCAAGCTTTTCAAAACGATGACAAAGTAAAACTGTTTCCCCAACACATAGAGTCACTTCCAATAGTTGATATTGAAACTGCAGTAACTCGTGCTGTTGAAAAAGTGAGTCCGGTTGTTGTTACAGTAATAAATAATTTGACTGAGGTAAGAAGAGGATTCTTTGACAGTCAGAGAATGCAACAGAAGGGTTCAGGATCTGGTGTTATCGTATCTGAAGATGGATACATAATTACAAACAATCACGTGGTTGAAGGTTTTAATTCCCTTGAAGTAATATTAAGCGATGGCAAAACTCTTCCCGCCGAATTTATCGGCGGAGATAAATTCGCCGATATTGCAGTTATTAAAGTTGACGGTAATTGGAATAATTTTGCTCAATTAGGCAACTCTGACATACTTAAGCCCGGTGAAACTGTAATTGCAATGGGTTCTCCACTCGGTGAGTTTCAAAATACTGTTACTGTAGGCGTAGTAAGTGCACTTGGCAGAGCAATCGAAACATCACAACAATTTTCGATGGAAGATTTAATTCAAACTGATGCTGCAATAAACCGCGGCAACTCCGGCGGACCTCTGGTAAATTTAGCCGGGCAGGTTGTTGGTATAAATACTTTAATTGTTAGAGGCAGCGGTTATTCCGGGGATATCGCTGAAGGGCTTGGTTTTTCTATAGCATCCAATACTGTTGATGCTGTGGCTAAGCAGCTTATAGCGCAAGGTTATGTAGCAAGACCTTACCTCGGAATAAACTGGCTGCCAGTAAATCCGCAACTATCTTACAGATATTCTCTGCCGGTAGAATGGGGCGTTTATATTTCTGAAATCAGCAAGAGTTCACCCGCTTATAAAGGCGGACTAAGAATTGGCGATATAATCACTCAAATTGCTGATGAAGAAATAAACGAAAAGAATCCTTTCATTAATATTTTGTTAAAACACAAACCGGGTGAAAAAGTAAAAGTAAAGTATTACAGGGATGATGATGAAAAAACTTCGGTGGTAACTTTAGGCAAGGCGGAGAAATGAACGGAATATTGGAATGATGGAATGATGAATGCTGAGAAATGGAATAATGGAATTATAATCTGCTGCCTAAAAGAAAAAACAAATGAATAAAAATCTTTTCTATATCTACCTCTCAATTTTTTTGGTTTATGTGGGATACGGATTAACCCTTCCACTGCTTCCTTTCTTTGTTGAAAGAATGTCATCAATAGTAATGAACCAGGAAACTGTTTCATTACACGTTGGAATGATAACCGGCGTATTTGCGCTGATGCAGGTTTTGTTTGCACCTCTTTGGGGAAAGCTTTCGGATACTATAGGAAGAAAGCCGTTGTTTTCTATCGGCTTAATTGGTACTGCATTATCAATCTTTATTTTTGGAATAAGCAGCAATTTATACTGGCTTTATTCTTCAAGAATAATTGGAGGAATATTTTCAGCAGCAGTAATTCCGGTTGCAAGCTCTTATGTATCCGATTTGTCTCCAATAGAAAACAGAGGGAAAGTGTTAGCGTGGATTGGAGGTGCAAGTGCAATTGGTGCAACTGTTGGGCCAGCAGCATCATCTTTTCTTTCCAATATTAATTTACCGGTCTATTCTGTTTCTAATTTTTCTTTTGATGAATTCTCTATTCCGTTTACTTCAATATCAATACTGTTGGGCTTTAATTTATTTTTAATAAAACAATTACCGGAAATTTCAAACGTAGATTCTTCAGGTTTTATCGTTTCAATTCCTCAAAATGAAAAGATTAGCATTGTTAGTATTGTTAAGAGTATACGATTTCTTTTAATCCTTTCGTTTGTAAGCCAGTATTCGTTAATGTTGTTTGAAGCAACTTTTTCACTGCACGCAAAATATTTAATTAACTACGGCACACTGGAGCTTGGAATAATATATTCTTTTTGCGGCGGGATAATGGGAATAGCTCAAAGTTTTTTTATAGGACACTTAATTGATAAAAAAGGAGAGAAAGTTTTGATGCCGTTTGGCTTTTTACTAACTGCCATTGGAATTATTTCTCTTATGGTATTTGAAAATTTATTTCTAATCATATTAAGTGTTACGATACTTTCAATTGGAATTTCTTCAATAACTCCTTCGCTTTCTTCGCTAATCTCAAAAAGATTTCCTCAAAATACAGGTTCTGCTTTAGGCGTTCAGAATTCTGTTGATAATCTTGGCAAGGGAATCGGAGCAATTCTGGGGGGGATACTTTTTGCATTAAATATTCATTTGCCGTTTTTATCTGCCGGGTTGCTGCTGCTGATAATTGCTGCCGGTTTATTTGGAAAGTATCATTACTCCGAACCCGAATCGGATTCCTATTAACAAATTTAAAAATTTTTAAGATTTTTAAATCCTTACGATAAAGAAAAGCTCAATTATTCATTTAATTAAAACATTTCCCCGGCATACCATTTGGCTTCATAATATTGGACTTTAATAAGTCGATGTTAGATAAAAATATTATAAAACTTTTTAAGGAGAAACATATGGTACGGGGAATTTTGTCGTTGGTTATAGTAACGGGAATAGCAATAACATTATTGTTAAGCTCTGCTATAGAAGCGCAGCCGTTATCTAAAAGAATTGGTAATAAATCTTTGAGTGAAAGAACCCATCAAACTTTAATTCCATTCGATTATTCCAATTATAAAAAAGTCGGTCCTTTTTCCAGGAATGTATATACTCGCATCCGTGAAAAGACAGAAAATAGTAAAAATGTGTTTGCAAATGGCAATCAAAACTTTTTTCTGAAACAAAAAAGGCATTCAGCTTCTCTTACAACAGATAATGAATTCACATTATCCAAGAAAAGATCGGTAAAGAACTTTTTTCTTGATGGGAAGAGACATCAATAAGAAAAAAGTAAGTTTTAATCAATTTACAAGGGTTGGTGATATTTAATTCATCAACCTTTTTTAATGCACTTGGAACTGCCCCTTAACATATTTAAATATTTTTAAGATTCTTAAACTTTTCAGAAATCAAAACCTTTGTTATGTATTATAATCACAACTTTTTAATGGCATCTCTCTTGTCTAATCTACTATAAATCAAAATCGGAGCAAAAAATGTTAAATGAGATTTTAATTGTCGGTCTGAGTTTATTCAGTATAGTTTTGACTTCCAAAGGAATTTCAGCAGTCAGAAAGCTTCAGCCGATTAAAGTAAAAAGCAAAAACGAAAGGAGTTGAGAAAATGTTAACCGAAATTTTAATCATTGGTTTAATCTTAACCAGCTTGGTTTTAGTTGTACTTGGGATTTTTTCAATAAAAGAAAAATTTGTAAGAAGGTATTTTTTATTCGTTGCTGTATTAACCGCTGTGTTTTTTGCAGCTACGCTGGCAGCTAACGCCCAGGAAAAACCCACTGAAAAGAAAGAGCACAAGATGATGATGCAAGATGAGGATATGCAGAAATGTATGGATAAAATTGCATCCGATGAGCACATGAGAGGAATGATGATGCAAAAGATGATGGAACATACCAAAAGTGATTCCTCCGGAATGATGCAGATGTGCAAAATGATGATGGATAATCCCGAAATACACAAAATGATGATGAAGATGATGCACGGTGAAGGAATGATGGATGGAATGATGAAACACGATATGAAAGATGAAAAAAGTGATACTATGAAGAAGAAGGAAGAAACAGAGCATAAGTCTCATCATTAATTAAAACTAAAAGCAAGTAGTTAATAGCTTGAGAAAGGAGTTAAATAAGATGGCACACGATCCGGTTTGCGGAATGGAAGTGAAAGTACCCTCGGAATATTATATTGATTTGGATGGTAAACGATATGAGTTCTGTTCTGAAAATTGCCAGAATAAATTTGCCCTCGATCCGAACATTTACATTGAAAAAATGAATAAAGTTGAACCAACGTACAGAACAACTAGTGATGGAATAGAGAAACTTACTTTACCAATAAATGGTTTACACTGTACTTCGTGTGTAAATACAATTGAAAGAGAAGTAAAGAAACTGCCTGGTGTTAGAGTAGCTCGTGTTAATTATGCAACAGAGATGGCACACGTTGAATATATGAACGGTGAAACAAGTACCGAAGCGATAATCGGGGCAATTAAAAAAGCCGGCTATCAGACAGGACAGTCAACTCTGAAGATAGGAATAAGAGGAATGTATTGCGGATCGTGTGTCTCTAAAATTGAAAAAGAATTGAAGCAAAAAAGTGGAGTTATTTCTGCAAGTGTTGATCTTGGAACTGAATCGGCAATTATAAAATACGTACCTGGTTTAATACAACTTGACGATTTAAAAGATGTAATTGAAAAACTCGGCTATGAAACTTATCCCATTCAAGGGTTCAAACAAGAAAAGAAAACTATAGAAAAAGAAACTAAAGGAAAGGTTGAAGAATCGGCTGATGAAAACCAGCTTGCACGCGAAAAAGAATATAAAACTTTGATGAGGAAATTTATTTTTGCTGCAATTCTTTCCTTGCCTGTTATCCTTTTCAGTTATCCTGATTTATGGGGCTTACCAGAACAATTCCAAAAAGGAACGGAACTGTTGACATATATCTGGTTAGGAATGGCTTTCCTGAGCCTGCCGGTAATGTTCTGGTCTGGTTCCCAGTTTTATTCCGGAGCTTGGGCAGCTTTTAAAAACCGTTCAGCAAATATGCACACATTAATTGCAACCGGAATTTCTGCCGCTTGGCTCTATTCTGCAGTTGCTGTTTTATTTCCGGAAATTTTTCCTTCCGAACAATTAGCTGATGTATTTTTTGATGTTGTGTTTGTCGTTGTGGCTTTGGTTGTTCTTGGGATGGCACTAGAAATTCGAGCTAAAGGAAAAAGTTCCGAAGCGATTAAAAAGTTAATTGGGCTTCAGGCAAAGACCGCTAGGGTTCAGCGAAATGGAAAAGAGACTGATATTCCTATTGAAGAAGTTGTTCTTGATGATATTATAATTGTAAGACCCGGCGAAAAGATTCCAGTTGACGGAGAGATTGTAGATGGCTCTTCCACAGTTGATGAGTCAATGATTACTGGAGAATCTATTCCGGTTGAAAAGCACATTGGTGATGAGGTAATTGGTGCATCTATAAACAAAACCGGTTCATTCAAATTTAAGGCAACAAAAGTTGGTAAAGATACAGCACTCGCACAGATTATTCAGATGGTTGAACAGGCACAAAGCTCTAAAGCGCCAATACAAAGAATTGTGGATAATGTTTCGGGTTATTTTGTTCCTGCAGTAATTATTTTGGCAATTCTTTCATTTGTCACCTGGTATGTATTTGGTCCGGTTCCTCAAATAATTTATGCTTTGATTGTTTTTGTTACAGTGCTTGTAATTGCCTGCCCGTGTGCTCTTGGTTTGGCAACACCGATTTCTTTAATGGTTGGAGTTGGCAAAGGTGCTGAAAACGGAATTTTAATCAGAAGTGGTGAAGCTTTGGAAACTGCACAAAAATTAGATTCAATAGTTTTAGATAAAACCGGAACAATTACTCAAGGTAAACCATCGCTCACTAATGTAATAACTTCAAATGGCTTTAAGGAAGATGAAGTGTTAGCACTTAGTGCAAGTGTTGAGAGATCTTCGGAACATCCATTGGCAGAGGCAATTGTAAGAGGTGCTGAGGATAAAAATCTAACCCTTAATGATCCGAAAGAATTTAACGCAGTTCCAGGTCACGGCGTTGAAGCAAATGTTGATGGAAGGAAAGTGCTTCTTGGGAATCTTAAGATGATGAATAAATTTTCTATACAACTTAACGGCTTGGAAGAACAAAGCCGTAGGCTTGCTGATGAAGGAAAGACACCGATGTTTGTTTCGATTGATAATAAAGCTGCCGGTATAATTGCTGTTGCAGATATTATTAAACCGGATTCAAAAGAGGCAATTGCTCAACTTAAAAAACTTGGTTTGGAAGTAGTAATGATCACAGGAGACAACAGCAGAACAGCAAATGCAATTGGAAAACAAGTAGGTATTGATAGAGTTCTTGCAGAAGTTCTTCCGGAAGACAAAGCATTTAATGTGCAGAAGCTTCAGAATGAAGGAAAGAAAGTTGCAATGGTTGGTGATGGAATTAACGATGCACCAGCATTAGCTCAGGCAGATATTGGATTAGCTATAGGAACCGGAACTGATGTGGCAATAGAAGCTTCTGATATAACATTAATTAAAGGAAGTCTTAAAGGTGTTGTATTGGCTATCCAGCTTTCAAAAGCTACAATGAAAAACATTAAAGAAAATTTATTCGGTGCATTCTTTTACAATGGACTCGGAATTCCAATTGCTGCCGGATTACTTTATCCCTTCTTTGGATTATTACTTTCACCACTAATTGCCGGTGCTGCAATGGCATTTAGTTCTGTAACTGTTGTAACCAATGCGAATCGTTTAAGAAGATTTAAACCAAAATTGAAATAAGGAGATATCAAAATGGTACTCGATCAAATATTAGTAATTATTGGAGGGCTTGCATTATCCACTTGGGTAGCGTGGTACTTCTGGTTCTCTGAAAAAGAAGCTGTAAAAATTCAAGCTGCCGCAGGAGGAATACAGGAAGCAGTGATAAAAGTTAAAGGCGGTTACACACCGGATGTTCTGATATTCGAAGCCGGTAAACCTATTAAATTAAATTTTGTAAGAGAAGAAACCGCTGCCTGCACAGAAGAGGTTATTTTTTCAGATTTAAATAAAAGGGCAACGCTAACTCCATTTAAAACTATTCCTGTCGAATTAACAATTGATAAACCGGGCGAATACGGTTTTCAATGCGGGATGGGAATGGTAAAAGGGAAATTGATAGTGCAATAAATTCCTTTACAAAAAAAAGGAGATGTTAAGGTGAATCAGGAAAATTTTATTCGTGATGTAGTTTGTGGAATGTACTTAATAACTACTGAAGGATGTAAAGTTAGTGAAGTCAATGGGGAGAAATATTATTTCTGCTGTGATACTTGTAAGGCAGAGTTCGATAAAAATATGAATAAGTATATTGATAACATTCCACAAAACAAAAAGGGTGAGAAGGATTCTGATAAAGTTGAATGGGAAAGAGACCCTGTTTGTGGTGAGAGAATTAAAATAAATGATGCAAAAGGTATAAGTATCTATAAGAACGAGAAATATTATTTCTGCTGCGTAACCTGCAAAAAAGTTTTCGATAATAATCCTTCTGTTTATGCTGACAAAGAAGAAGGATATTTTGATCCAAATAATCCAAATGATTTCTTAGATGGAAGCTTTAGGATACTTTAAATGATGGCAACTAAAATGGATGCTTTTAATACTAATGTTACAACTAAAAAATTTGACGAAATAATTCAACTTATAAAAAAATCAGATTTTTTCAGTAAGCATAAAACTATCAGTATCAATAATCAGCAGTTAAGACAAATATATCTTAAAACAATTGATTTACCATTAAAGTTAAAGTTCTATGCTGATAAACAGAACATTTTTACACTCGAACATCTCTTAAATACAGAAACCAAATCGATTTTAAGAAACAGAAATATTGGAGAAAAAACTATAGTAAAGTCAAGGAGAATAATACTTGAAAATCTAAAGAAGATAAAAGATTGCTTAGTAGGAACAGAACCAGAAGAGTATTTAACTGCATTTAAAGATACAGACTGTTTTGTGGGGAAATACTTCCCGTTACTTAGAGATAATTTCGCAACAACACAAATATATTTTAATCTGGCTAGCCAGGATATATCTTGCATTAAACTGCCTAAATTTATTAAACAATACATTTTGAAAAAGAAAAAAATAAAATGCATACTTGATTTACTAAATGTTGATTATAACGAACTTATTAAGGAACCAATGATCGGGCATATGACAATTAGAAAACTACAGACAGAGATTATTGACCTTTTGAATTTAAGAAAAGTCATATTCCTCAGTTAAGACGGTAATAAATGAGTAATATATCTGCTTGACATTTTATTATTCAATTTCCATACTGCTGTTTACTAATTCTAATTTTTTGTTTATTGAAGAAGTACAAATTAAATTGTTTTACTGACAGCCCTTTATCTCTCACAAATTTTCCATGTGAAAAATTGTAAACAATTGCTAATTTTGTCCGAAGGATCCTTTGGAAAAACAAAATTTATAGTTAAACATATTTAACCAAATGAAAACAAAAATAATTTCTTTTTGCTTGTTACTGTTATTTACTACCTCATTTAACAAAGCACAGGAGTGGGAGTTTGTTGGTTTGGATTCGATGATTATTTACGGATTAGAAGTAAGAGGCGATACTATCTGGGCAGGCACGCGCGATCTTTCAATGAACGATAATTCAGGATTGTATAAGTCAATTGATCAAAGTCAAACTTGGGAAAAACTGGATAGTTCATTGGGCAATAAGACCGTCACTTTATTTTCAATAGATAAAAATAACAGTTCAAAAATTTTCATTTTAAAACTATATTATCAAACAGGATATTTCTTTAGAACAACGAATAATGGTTTAAGCTGGGATTCAGTTGGGACTCCGGGAGATGCACCTATTACAGATTTTATTATTTCGCCTATAGATCCAAACGAATATTATGTAATAACTCATACCCGTGGTCATGAATGGGAAACCATTGAATTGTTCTATAAAACAACAGATGCTGGAAATTATTGGGAATACAAATGCTGTCCCGGCGAACAGGAATTCGGAATAGTAATGACTTTTGCTATTGATAAAATAAATCCTAATACTCTCTACATAAGTGGAGCTTCTGCAGGAGAATTTTTTAGACGCAGTACGGACAGAGGAAACACATGGCAAAACCTGTCTAGTCCAAATGTGTCCATAGTGTTTTTAGATTTTTTCATAGTAAACCGTATCTACCTTTTTAATTATTCTGATAAAATTTATTCTGATGATGGTGGTGTATCGTGGCAAAATATGGCAGGTGATTATACACCCAACGCACATTTTATTTCAGGTTATCAGGACTCAAAAACATCTATAATTTATGCATGGTTCAACGAAGGTTTATTTTATTCAGAAAATGATAATATATATTGGAGATTAATTCCTGGTTCACAAAATTTACCTGTTATTCAACCCTCAATTTATGCACGCACCATGAAAAATATTTCAACAGATAATAATTTTATATATATAGGTACTGCGAACGGTATTTACAAAACAGATTATGCTACGGGAATTGACGATATATCAAATAATACTTTACCAGCAGAGTACTACCTCAGTCAAAATTATCCCAATCCGTTTATAACCCTGCTACTACCATTTCTTATCAAATTCCTGAAAAGAGTTTTGTTTCCTTAAAAGTATATGATATACTGGGAAATAAAATAATAACCTTAGTGAATGAAGAAATATTACCAGGAGAGTACCAAATAGTATTTGAAGGTTCAGAACTACCAAGTGGAGTTTACTTTTATATCTTCACAGCAAAATCAGAAATTAGTGGATATTATACAGTAGGAAAAAAGATGATATTAATGAAATAGAATGTTTTATATCTCGAATAAGGTGTAGCCCAATCATATGTTTGCTTTACAGGAATAAGAGTCGATTATTTTTTAGGGGTAAGATCATATACAATCGATTCTCAAATCAAATTTTTTTATGAAACAATATTTAAGCTAAAGGAGGGAAATCCTCCTTACTCAAGATCGAGATTTGTATACAACTTTATAATTGTGAACCTTCCAAAGTTATTCTTTAATCGAAACGTTCCATTCTTATCAGGCAATCCAAGCTCAACAGCTATTCTCCTTCCTGATTCAAGTGTGATCTCAGCGTAGTAGGTTTCTACTTCCGCAGTAATTTCAGAAATCTGAATGATTACGTAATCATCCTCTTCCGACCATCTGATATCCTTTGTCGAAGAGCAATTGACAAAAAATAAAAGTATAAAAACAATCAGATATTTCATTTTATCTCCTGTTTGAATAAATTAAAAATGCCGGACTAACTGCCGGCATTACTTGTTAAATAAGTTTCTCAGTTTAACGAGAGCTGACTTTTTTTTAGCTCAGTCTCAAACAGTTCAATCACAGGTTCTTTACCCTTCTTTCTGACATCCAGATTAACCACGATCACTCTTAGGTCTGTTGCCTTAGTGATAATATCAGTAATCTTTCCATCTTCAATAATCAGATATATTTCTTCCTGCAT
It includes:
- a CDS encoding MFS transporter; translation: MNKNLFYIYLSIFLVYVGYGLTLPLLPFFVERMSSIVMNQETVSLHVGMITGVFALMQVLFAPLWGKLSDTIGRKPLFSIGLIGTALSIFIFGISSNLYWLYSSRIIGGIFSAAVIPVASSYVSDLSPIENRGKVLAWIGGASAIGATVGPAASSFLSNINLPVYSVSNFSFDEFSIPFTSISILLGFNLFLIKQLPEISNVDSSGFIVSIPQNEKISIVSIVKSIRFLLILSFVSQYSLMLFEATFSLHAKYLINYGTLELGIIYSFCGGIMGIAQSFFIGHLIDKKGEKVLMPFGFLLTAIGIISLMVFENLFLIILSVTILSIGISSITPSLSSLISKRFPQNTGSALGVQNSVDNLGKGIGAILGGILFALNIHLPFLSAGLLLLIIAAGLFGKYHYSEPESDSY
- a CDS encoding multicopper oxidase domain-containing protein, with translation MKKTNIILIFISMVSINIYSQSAPTSSRRTVRYDLYIADTTVTLGKNKTSAIAVNGTIPMPTLTFTEGDTAEIWVYNNLDEETALHWHGLFLPNRYDGVANLTQTPIKPHSTYLYKFPIIQHGTHWYHSHFKLQEQIGMYGAFIILKRNDEPDIPTLNVVLSEWTDMNPEEVNRSLKSATDWFTIEKGSTQSYGEALIRGHFVTKLTNEWKRMTAMDVSDIYYDNFLINGKNQSEEPQFKAGDKVRLRIANAGASDYFWLTYSGGKITVVATDGNDVEPVEVDRLIIAVSETYDVIVTIPDNKSYEILATPEDRTGSASLWLGSGEKVPAAKLPKLKYFEGMKMMNDMMDMNGNIIEMEGMNMQNQVMDMNTVMYPEISGPENAEDTIKNEDMQGMKMGEENSHIVTLNYEMLRSPEKTTLPKGTWRELKFDLTGTMNRYVWTMDNKTISESDKILIKKGENLRIILFNNSMMRHPMHLHGHDFRLLNSQGEYAPMKNIIDIMPMERDTIEFAASESGGDWFFHCHILYHMMAGMGRIFSYKDSPQNPALLDPENDFQNFLNDHGGEFYLMGRAGVESNGSDGEINYAGTRWELQTLWHLGYKDTRGYEGEANFGRYLGKMQWLFPYIGFDYHYKKASQEKNLFGQVSNKNDRKAFAAGVQYTLPMLVIADGRVDSDGKFRFQLSREDISITSRLRLNFMANTDKEYMAGFRYIVTKYFSFSTHYDSDMGYGAGITLTY
- a CDS encoding DUF3347 domain-containing protein, whose product is MKNIFALIVLALIFTVSVAAQDSSDHKHMDMKNTHHDMKSMDKTQQEITRNIDPKTAASIKEIVGYYLQLKDALVNDKSKDAAAAGKEIIDAFEKLDKNFLSPEQKELYVEVEEDAKEMAEHIGDNAGNIEHQREHFDMLSADIYDLVKEFGGGQTLYKIYCSMYNDKKGAIWLSESKTIKNPYYGKKMLTCGTVEEEIK
- a CDS encoding heme-binding domain-containing protein — its product is MISKNVIKKIAHWILLSLIIIFIAIQFIRPDRSNISGQTLQTDISKTFNIPDSEFSILKNACYDCHSNNTNYPWYSNIQPVGWLLAQDIKNGKAQINFSEFGSLSRRRQISKLRGIENQIKDGTMPLPAYRLLHKQAQLTTEQKKLLINWFRETRDSISLNK
- a CDS encoding trypsin-like peptidase domain-containing protein, with translation MSSNSNTKLNKAYLLIIFLAALLGATVGGFAVYWITSSDSTNQAFQNDDKVKLFPQHIESLPIVDIETAVTRAVEKVSPVVVTVINNLTEVRRGFFDSQRMQQKGSGSGVIVSEDGYIITNNHVVEGFNSLEVILSDGKTLPAEFIGGDKFADIAVIKVDGNWNNFAQLGNSDILKPGETVIAMGSPLGEFQNTVTVGVVSALGRAIETSQQFSMEDLIQTDAAINRGNSGGPLVNLAGQVVGINTLIVRGSGYSGDIAEGLGFSIASNTVDAVAKQLIAQGYVARPYLGINWLPVNPQLSYRYSLPVEWGVYISEISKSSPAYKGGLRIGDIITQIADEEINEKNPFINILLKHKPGEKVKVKYYRDDDEKTSVVTLGKAEK